CACGCCCACGCCCATGCCAATCCGTCGCCCCTTCAACCTGCAGCAATGGATCGCCGATAACCGCGACCTGCTGAAGCCCCCTGTCGGCAACAAGAATCTGTACGCCGATGCCGGCGACTACATCGTGATGATCGTGGGCGGCCCCAACGCCCGCAAGGACTACCACTTCAACGAGACCGAAGAGCTCTTCTACCAATTGGAGGGCGACATCGAAGTGGGCATCCAAGAGGATGGCAAGGCGGTGACCATCCCCATCAAGCAGGGCGAGATGTTCCTGCTGCCCGCCAACGTGCCGCACCAGCCGCGCCGCGGGCCGAATACGGTTGGTCTGGTGATCGAGGTGAAGCGCGACGACCGCGAGATGCTCGACGGCCTGCAGTGGTACTGCGAGCAGTGCAACAATCGCCTGCACGAGTACCGTTTCGTGTTGCACAACATCGAGAAGGATTTCCTGCCGCGCTTCCGCGAGTTCTACGCCAGCGTTGACCTGCGCACCTGCAAGCAATGCGGCCATGTGATGGAGACCGATCCGCGCTTCGTGTGATTCCTGACATGGCGGAGCTCTTCTCCATCGACATCCACACGCACATCCTTCCGGAGAATATCCCGGATTTCGGCGCACGCTACGGCTACCGCGGCTTCATCCACTTGGATCATCATAGGCCCGGCTGCGCGCGCATGATGATGGACGACAAGTTCTTCCGTGAGGTGCAAGCCAATTGCTGGGACCCCGCAACGCGCTTGGCCGAATGCGATGCGCAGCAGGTGCATGTGCAGGTGTTGAGCACGGTGCCCGTCATGTTCAGCTATTGGGCCAAGCCGCACGATACGCTCGATCTATCCATGTTCCTCAACGACCACATCGCGGGCATCGTGCAGAAGTGGCCGCAGCGCTTCGTGGGCCTGGGCACCGTGCCCATGCAAGAGCCGGAACTCGCCATCAAGGAATTGGAGCGCTGCAAGTCGATCGGCCTTGTCGGCATCCAGATCGGCACGCACATCAACGGCATGAACCTCGGCGAGCCGCGCCTGCTACAAGTTTCTGAAGCCTGCCAAGAATTAGGCATGGCCGTTTTCGTGCATCCCTGGGACATGATGGGCGCCGATCGCATGGACAAGTACTGGATGCCCTGGCTGGTGGGCATGCCGGTGGAGACCACCACTGCCATCGTGAGCATGATCTTCAGCGGGCTATTTGAGAAGCTCCCGAAACTACGCGTCGCCTTCGCGCACGGCGGCGGATCCTTCCCCGCCACGTTGGGCCGCATCGAGCATGGCTTCATCATGC
The sequence above is drawn from the Flavobacteriales bacterium genome and encodes:
- a CDS encoding 3-hydroxyanthranilate 3,4-dioxygenase — protein: MPIRRPFNLQQWIADNRDLLKPPVGNKNLYADAGDYIVMIVGGPNARKDYHFNETEELFYQLEGDIEVGIQEDGKAVTIPIKQGEMFLLPANVPHQPRRGPNTVGLVIEVKRDDREMLDGLQWYCEQCNNRLHEYRFVLHNIEKDFLPRFREFYASVDLRTCKQCGHVMETDPRFV
- a CDS encoding amidohydrolase produces the protein MAELFSIDIHTHILPENIPDFGARYGYRGFIHLDHHRPGCARMMMDDKFFREVQANCWDPATRLAECDAQQVHVQVLSTVPVMFSYWAKPHDTLDLSMFLNDHIAGIVQKWPQRFVGLGTVPMQEPELAIKELERCKSIGLVGIQIGTHINGMNLGEPRLLQVSEACQELGMAVFVHPWDMMGADRMDKYWMPWLVGMPVETTTAIVSMIFSGLFEKLPKLRVAFAHGGGSFPATLGRIEHGFIMRPDLCAVDNNVNPREYMGRFWIDALVHDPAVLRHVVDLFGANRVAMGAGYPF